A single region of the Acidobacteriota bacterium genome encodes:
- the larA gene encoding nickel-dependent lactate racemase, with the protein MRVRLAYGRNGLEIEVPRERTTVIEPVQAPALDDPAAVLTAALRRPVAGPPLRELAKPGQTVAISVCDITRAQPRRQMVGAVLRELDGIVRPEDVTILIATGTHRANTPEELLAMLGDEIIASCRVINHDARDDTSLVDLGESGNGVPTRLCRHWLDADLRITTGFVEPHFFAGVSGGPKMVAPGLAGLDTVLTLHDAARVGDPRSTWGIIDDNPLHSDIRAIAARPEARPHFSVDVLLDRSQQITHVFAGELFAMHRRACEAAKPIAMRATDHRFEVVVTTNSGYPLDQNLYQAVKGMSAAAQVVADGGTILCAAECSDGIPDHGRYAELLRRGTSPAELLAQIEARPVTEPDQWQVQVQALIQRRARVLVKADGLSGEQLAAAHFEPAPDLDVALAECVAGQPDARVCVLPEGPQTIPYVAAV; encoded by the coding sequence ATGCGTGTCCGCCTGGCCTACGGCCGCAACGGCCTTGAGATCGAGGTGCCGCGCGAGCGGACGACCGTGATCGAGCCGGTCCAGGCGCCGGCGCTCGATGATCCGGCCGCGGTTCTGACCGCGGCGTTGCGCCGGCCGGTCGCGGGGCCGCCCCTCCGGGAGCTGGCGAAGCCGGGGCAGACCGTCGCGATCTCGGTGTGCGACATCACCAGGGCGCAGCCGCGCCGGCAGATGGTGGGCGCTGTGCTGCGGGAACTCGACGGCATCGTGCGACCGGAGGATGTAACGATCCTGATTGCCACCGGTACTCACCGCGCGAATACGCCGGAGGAACTGCTGGCGATGCTCGGCGACGAGATCATCGCGTCCTGCCGCGTGATCAACCATGACGCGCGGGACGACACGTCCCTGGTCGACCTGGGAGAGAGCGGGAATGGCGTGCCGACCCGACTTTGCCGCCACTGGCTGGATGCCGACCTGCGGATCACGACCGGCTTTGTCGAACCGCACTTCTTCGCCGGCGTCTCGGGTGGACCGAAGATGGTGGCGCCCGGCCTTGCCGGCCTTGACACGGTGCTGACGCTGCACGACGCCGCGCGCGTCGGTGACCCGCGCTCGACCTGGGGAATCATCGACGACAACCCGCTTCACAGCGACATCCGCGCGATCGCGGCGCGGCCCGAGGCGCGGCCACATTTCAGTGTGGACGTCCTGCTCGACCGGTCGCAGCAAATCACCCATGTCTTCGCCGGCGAGCTGTTCGCGATGCACCGACGCGCCTGCGAGGCCGCCAAACCGATCGCCATGCGAGCCACCGATCACCGGTTCGAGGTCGTCGTGACCACGAACTCCGGCTATCCGCTCGATCAGAACCTGTACCAGGCGGTCAAGGGGATGTCGGCCGCGGCGCAGGTCGTTGCCGATGGCGGCACGATCCTCTGCGCGGCCGAGTGCAGCGACGGCATCCCGGACCACGGGCGGTACGCCGAGCTGCTCCGCCGCGGAACCTCGCCCGCCGAGCTGCTGGCGCAGATCGAAGCTCGACCGGTCACCGAGCCGGACCAGTGGCAGGTCCAGGTCCAGGCCTTGATCCAACGCCGGGCCCGAGTGCTGGTCAAGGCGGATGGCCTGAGCGGGGAGCAGCTTGCCGCTGCCCACTTCGAGCCGGCTCCGGACCTGGATGTTGCGCTCGCCGAGTGCGTGGCCGGTCAGCCTGACGCGCGAGTCTGTGTGCTGCCGGAGGGGCCGCAGACGATTCCGTACGTCGCGGCCGTGTGA
- a CDS encoding carboxypeptidase regulatory-like domain-containing protein: MQWTRPRARLLAILLATTCAFLIGGAGFAQTITGTIEGYISDVAGDPIPGATVTATNQDTGIDRAVITDANGFYSAKALQVGTYSVTAELAGMQTTQQADISVLVGQIKDVNLTLEVESSSEVITVTSEAPIIEVSRSGAANYIDEVAIESLPIVGRDFTDFAILTPGVQRDRSRGFLTMAGQRGMYSGLSVDGADNKSTFFGYGRGGEATENDGLIIAQDTVRQFQVITNGFSAEYGRHGGAFINVVTKSGTNEVRGSAFYQFRDDSMAEDLPSSPLDDHFGNDGSRSVDTFDTQNYGVSVGGPFKRDRTHYYFGIDLRDQDIPFTRSLRSTGANSTYDLIMQRAQNEPAFAALVEGFDRNADGSATGLFLRSVSNQILFGKLDHQISDANLITLRANWTDFERESSYLDEESLKTEDTLTTIVSMTSVIGSRGVNEFRIQAADDNLDRLSKRVGTPIEAQVRFRFAGFDSVGKFDFLPIFVEESQLQIKDDFSYLFGAHDLKFGVDYSKDDLAQLFAGSRDGRYDFNSPEDFLSNNANRARIWFGDSTYPNYDETQSVLAFYGQDSLKRDNLTLNYGLRYTSTDNPDGLDHSEPDGRAIPDTQNLAPRFGFALSQGEGRSVLRGGIGFFFGRTPTLLFANQVQANGVPPNYGRITVRPGQNGYVDLGTPIDNENPPPGITPAISYVDPAFDDAQTLRMSVGWERELGNGWSAGVDAVYADASGLQRNTDFNRTFGGYDEYGRPMWAGRPRDDVAEILVRQSRGESEYQAVTLKVNRRFTGRYQFNAHYTWGKDRDTDSNERSATGVTISDLGNLDYDWGLSDRDIKHRLVVTGMIQLPADFQISGIINYQSGYPYTLVDSGFDRVACGFPIFNCPDPYAIMDGVLVGRNTERNESIQTIDVRVGKFFRFGNDMRLDVFVEAFNLFDQNSFGVGFGQRNINNGVVPDTLGIPSFLTTRPRQLQIGGRFSF; the protein is encoded by the coding sequence ATGCAGTGGACCCGCCCCCGGGCACGTCTTCTTGCGATCCTCCTGGCAACGACCTGCGCCTTCCTGATTGGCGGCGCCGGTTTTGCCCAGACGATCACCGGCACGATCGAGGGCTACATCTCGGATGTCGCCGGCGACCCGATCCCGGGCGCCACGGTCACCGCGACCAACCAGGACACCGGCATCGACCGGGCCGTCATCACCGACGCGAACGGCTTCTACAGCGCGAAGGCCCTGCAGGTCGGCACCTACTCGGTGACCGCCGAACTCGCCGGCATGCAGACGACCCAGCAGGCAGACATCTCCGTCCTGGTCGGCCAGATCAAGGACGTGAACCTCACCCTCGAGGTCGAGTCGTCGTCCGAGGTGATCACCGTCACCTCCGAGGCGCCGATCATCGAGGTCAGCCGCTCCGGCGCCGCCAACTACATCGACGAGGTGGCGATCGAGAGCCTGCCGATCGTGGGCCGGGACTTCACCGACTTCGCGATTCTCACCCCCGGCGTACAGCGCGACCGCTCCCGCGGTTTCCTGACGATGGCCGGCCAGCGCGGCATGTACAGCGGCCTTTCGGTGGACGGCGCGGACAACAAGAGCACGTTCTTCGGCTACGGCCGCGGCGGTGAGGCGACGGAGAACGACGGCCTGATCATCGCTCAGGACACCGTGCGCCAGTTCCAGGTCATCACCAACGGCTTCTCGGCTGAGTACGGCCGGCACGGCGGCGCCTTCATCAACGTGGTCACGAAGTCCGGCACGAACGAGGTCAGGGGCTCGGCCTTCTACCAGTTCCGCGACGACAGCATGGCCGAGGATCTGCCTTCGTCGCCGCTCGACGACCACTTCGGCAACGACGGCTCGCGGTCGGTGGACACGTTCGACACCCAGAACTACGGCGTCTCGGTCGGCGGTCCGTTCAAGCGGGATCGAACGCACTACTACTTCGGCATCGACCTTCGCGACCAGGACATCCCGTTCACCCGCTCGCTGCGTTCGACGGGCGCGAACAGCACCTACGACCTGATCATGCAGCGAGCGCAGAACGAGCCCGCCTTTGCCGCCCTGGTCGAGGGCTTCGACCGGAACGCCGACGGCTCCGCCACCGGCCTGTTCCTGCGCTCGGTGAGTAACCAGATCCTGTTCGGCAAGCTGGACCACCAAATCAGCGACGCGAACCTGATCACCCTACGTGCCAACTGGACCGACTTCGAGCGCGAGAGCAGCTATCTCGACGAGGAATCGCTGAAGACCGAGGACACGCTGACGACGATCGTCTCGATGACCTCGGTCATCGGCAGCCGGGGCGTGAACGAGTTCCGGATTCAGGCTGCTGACGACAACCTGGACCGCCTGTCCAAGCGGGTCGGGACGCCGATCGAGGCGCAGGTCCGCTTCCGGTTCGCCGGGTTCGACAGCGTCGGCAAGTTCGACTTCCTGCCGATCTTCGTCGAGGAGTCGCAGCTCCAGATCAAGGACGACTTCTCCTACCTGTTCGGCGCGCACGACCTGAAGTTCGGCGTCGACTACTCGAAGGACGACCTGGCGCAACTCTTCGCCGGGAGCCGGGACGGCCGCTACGACTTCAACTCCCCGGAGGACTTCCTGAGCAACAATGCCAATCGCGCTCGGATCTGGTTCGGCGACTCGACCTACCCGAACTACGACGAAACCCAGAGCGTGCTCGCCTTCTATGGCCAGGACAGCCTGAAGCGGGACAACCTGACGCTCAACTACGGCCTTCGCTACACGTCGACTGACAACCCCGACGGTCTGGACCACAGCGAACCCGACGGTCGAGCAATCCCGGACACGCAGAACCTGGCGCCCCGCTTCGGCTTTGCGTTGTCACAAGGCGAGGGCCGATCCGTCCTCCGCGGTGGTATCGGCTTCTTCTTCGGCCGGACGCCGACTCTGCTCTTCGCGAACCAGGTGCAGGCAAACGGCGTACCGCCGAACTACGGCCGGATCACGGTCCGTCCCGGTCAGAACGGCTACGTGGACCTCGGTACACCGATCGACAACGAGAACCCTCCTCCCGGGATCACTCCTGCGATCTCCTACGTCGACCCCGCGTTCGATGACGCCCAGACGCTACGGATGAGCGTCGGCTGGGAGCGAGAACTCGGCAACGGCTGGAGCGCCGGCGTGGACGCTGTGTACGCCGACGCAAGCGGTCTGCAGCGGAACACGGACTTCAATCGCACCTTCGGTGGCTACGACGAGTACGGACGTCCGATGTGGGCGGGCCGCCCAAGGGACGATGTTGCCGAGATCCTGGTCCGGCAGTCCCGCGGCGAGTCCGAGTATCAGGCGGTCACCCTGAAGGTGAACCGGCGCTTCACCGGCCGGTATCAGTTCAACGCCCACTACACCTGGGGCAAGGACCGGGACACCGACTCGAACGAGCGTTCGGCGACCGGCGTCACGATCTCCGACCTGGGCAACCTGGACTACGACTGGGGCCTCTCGGACCGTGACATCAAGCACCGCCTGGTGGTCACCGGCATGATTCAGTTGCCGGCCGACTTCCAGATCTCGGGCATCATCAACTACCAGTCGGGCTATCCGTACACGCTGGTCGACAGCGGTTTCGACCGCGTTGCCTGCGGCTTCCCCATCTTCAACTGCCCCGACCCGTACGCGATCATGGACGGCGTACTGGTGGGCCGCAACACGGAGCGCAACGAGTCGATCCAGACGATCGACGTACGAGTCGGCAAGTTCTTCCGCTTCGGCAACGACATGCGGCTCGACGTCTTCGTCGAGGCATTCAACCTGTTCGACCAGAACAGCTTCGGCGTCGGCTTCGGCCAGCGGAACATCAACAACGGAGTCGTTCCCGACACCCTCGGGATCCCGTCGTTCCTGACGACGAGGCCGCGTCAGCTGCAGATCGGAGGCCGGTTCAGCTTCTAG
- a CDS encoding glutamate synthase subunit beta yields the protein MGKDTGFKEYARAAVPYQDPLIRVTHYGEFLQPVAEEHLATQGARCMDCGVPFCQSDEGCPIDNLIPEWNDLVYQGRWREALRRLERTNNFPEFTGRVCPAPCEGACVLGITDPAVTIKNIENAIVDRGFEEGWIVPRPPASRTGKSVAVVGSGPAGLAAAAQLNSVGHSVTVFEREDRIGGLLMYGIPNMKLDKRQVVDRRIDLMRAEGIEFVTGAHVGVNVKVADLRRDHDAILLACGATHPRDLAIPGREHSGIHFAMEFLTEHTRALLDRDLPSDGAGVVETPIQAENKNVIVIGGGDTGADCIATAIRHGCASLVNFELLDRPPDDRAPDNPWPEWPRIFRVEYAHAEASARFGADPRVFSVLSKRFVDDGAGNVAGIETVRIAWRRNESGRFAMEEVPGTEETFEADLVLLAMGFLGPEATLGEQLGLATDARTNFAAEPGRYETSVPGVFAAGDCRRGQSLIVWAINEGRGAAARIDEYLTGATELPLPSTG from the coding sequence ATGGGCAAGGACACCGGCTTCAAGGAGTACGCGCGCGCCGCGGTTCCGTACCAGGATCCGCTCATTCGCGTGACCCACTACGGCGAGTTCCTGCAACCCGTCGCGGAGGAGCATCTCGCCACGCAGGGCGCCCGCTGCATGGACTGCGGCGTCCCCTTCTGCCAGTCCGACGAAGGCTGCCCGATCGACAACCTGATCCCGGAGTGGAACGACCTCGTCTACCAGGGGCGCTGGCGAGAGGCCCTGCGCCGACTCGAGCGGACGAACAACTTCCCCGAATTCACCGGCCGGGTCTGCCCCGCGCCCTGCGAAGGCGCCTGCGTGCTCGGGATCACCGACCCGGCGGTGACGATCAAGAACATCGAGAACGCAATCGTCGACCGCGGCTTCGAGGAGGGCTGGATCGTGCCCCGGCCACCGGCGAGCAGAACCGGCAAGAGCGTCGCCGTCGTCGGCTCCGGTCCGGCCGGCCTCGCCGCTGCCGCCCAGTTGAACAGCGTCGGTCACTCGGTCACCGTGTTCGAGCGCGAGGACCGGATCGGCGGCCTTCTGATGTACGGCATCCCGAACATGAAGCTGGACAAGCGGCAGGTCGTCGATCGCCGGATCGACCTGATGCGGGCCGAGGGCATCGAGTTCGTGACCGGCGCCCACGTCGGCGTGAACGTCAAGGTCGCCGACCTGCGCCGGGACCACGACGCGATCCTGCTCGCGTGCGGCGCCACCCATCCGCGCGACCTGGCGATTCCGGGCCGCGAACACTCCGGCATTCACTTCGCGATGGAGTTCCTGACCGAGCACACAAGGGCGCTGCTGGACCGGGACCTGCCCAGCGACGGCGCCGGCGTCGTCGAGACTCCGATCCAGGCTGAGAACAAGAACGTGATCGTCATCGGCGGCGGCGACACCGGCGCCGACTGCATCGCCACCGCGATCCGGCACGGCTGCGCCTCGCTCGTCAACTTCGAGCTTCTCGACCGGCCGCCCGACGATCGCGCGCCGGACAATCCCTGGCCGGAGTGGCCGCGCATCTTCCGCGTCGAGTACGCGCACGCCGAGGCCTCCGCCCGTTTCGGCGCCGATCCGCGCGTCTTCTCCGTCCTCTCCAAGCGTTTCGTGGACGACGGAGCCGGCAACGTCGCCGGCATCGAGACCGTGCGTATCGCCTGGCGAAGAAACGAATCCGGCCGCTTCGCGATGGAGGAAGTGCCGGGCACCGAGGAGACCTTCGAGGCCGACCTCGTGCTGCTCGCGATGGGCTTTCTCGGTCCCGAGGCTACGCTCGGAGAGCAACTGGGGCTCGCGACCGACGCCCGCACCAACTTCGCCGCCGAGCCCGGCCGGTACGAGACCTCCGTTCCCGGCGTGTTCGCGGCCGGCGACTGCCGCCGGGGCCAGAGTCTGATCGTATGGGCCATCAACGAGGGTCGCGGCGCCGCGGCCCGAATCGACGAGTACCTGACCGGGGCCACGGAGTTGCCCCTGCCGTCCACCGGTTGA
- the gltB gene encoding glutamate synthase large subunit produces the protein MKLRPGKIGLYDPAYEHDACGVGFIAQVRGERSHRLMQQAAHMLTQMDHRGACGCEPNTGDGAGMLTALPHALLRRVAADEFGAELGAPGTFSAGVFFLPQNDGERELCRRVVEEVVADRGQQLIGWRKVPTRPEVADIGATALDSMPVIEQLFIGAADGLDQDAFERELYLIRKQATIRLRGNDALAEAQMFYVCSLSTRVIIYKGMLTSGQLVPFFPDLAAPDYESHLAMVHSRFATNTFPSWDRAQPNRFMSHNGEINTLRGNMNWMHAREGVLESDLFGDDLPLAFPVVEPDCSDSGSFDNVLEFLLLTGRTLQEAVMMMIPEAWQNDPHMDATKKAFYDYHSCLMEPWDGPASIAFTDGRFIGAVLDRNGLRPSRYYVTDDDLVVMASEAGVVPVEPERVLRKGRLKPGRMFLVDFDRGRIVADEELKSEWARRRPYAEWLERRTDLADLVANAQENGNAPPNQATMGGDGLTRSLQAFGYTGETMRFMLRPLIEEQRDPIGSMGNDAALAFLSDQDRPVYDYFKQLFAQVTNPAIDSIREEVVMTLDCTIGPERNLLETTAEHCQRVRLPHPILSNREFAALAGAEEAGFSCRILDATWPLAEGAAGLERTLERLCAEAEQAVDDGCSFVALSDRSAGPDRVPVPTLLACGAVHHHLLRTIKRTRVGLLLETGEAREVHHHCLLVGYGADAINPYLTFEALWQARRQGRLPAAADDQAVVDRYRKGVRKGMLKVMAKMGISTLQSYKGAQIFEAVGLSSEVIDRCFVGTASRIEGAGLLRLAEDALSRHAKGFPAHELDRTSDLSNPGDYHWRAGGERHMWNPQMISRLQNAARTNSTEAYERFAQLANEDTTRKCSLRGLLQFRTDLEPLPLDAVEPASEIVKRFCTGAMSFGSISAESHETLAIAMNRLGGKSNTGEGGEDPARFVPDQNGDLRRSAIKQVASGRFGVTSWYLTNSDELQIKIAQGAKPGEGGELPGHKVDEIIARTRYSTPGVGLISPPPHHDIYSIEDLKQLIHDLKNSNPGSRISVKLVSEVGVGTVAAGVAKAHADHILISGHDGGTGASPLTSIKHAGLPWELGIAETHQTLVLSDLRSRVTLQTDGQLKTGRDVVVACMLGAEEFGFSTAPLITIGCIMMRKCHLNTCPVGIATQDPELRAKFEGTPEEVVNYLFLVAEETRRIMAALSVATIRELVGRTDLFQPELAVQSEKTEGLDLSAVLQPAVRRHERVEVTKTIEQDHALEHALDNELIERARPALERGTRVRIDLPIENTQRTVGTMLSHELMKARGEHGLADDTIHISLTGSAGQSLGAFLAPGITVELEGDGNDYVGKGLSGGRLILYPPRRSRFVAEDNVLIGNVALYGATGGEAFFRGRAAERFCVRNSGARAVIEGIGDHGCEYMTGGRAVILGPTGRNFAAGMSGGVAWVLDPRSELDHNCNFEMVGLEPVGHEYEAELRELVARHARFTGSTVARRLLERWNEALRQFIQVMPHDYRRVLEAQREPQTEVQTEQKAEAAA, from the coding sequence ATGAAGCTCCGTCCCGGCAAGATCGGCCTGTACGACCCGGCCTACGAGCACGACGCCTGCGGCGTCGGCTTCATCGCCCAGGTGCGCGGCGAACGCAGCCACCGGCTGATGCAGCAGGCCGCCCACATGCTGACGCAGATGGACCACCGGGGCGCCTGCGGCTGCGAGCCGAACACCGGCGACGGCGCCGGCATGCTGACCGCGCTACCCCACGCGCTCCTCCGGCGAGTGGCCGCCGACGAGTTCGGCGCAGAACTCGGAGCGCCCGGCACCTTCTCCGCCGGCGTCTTCTTCCTGCCCCAGAACGACGGCGAACGCGAGTTGTGCCGGCGGGTCGTGGAGGAGGTCGTGGCGGACCGCGGTCAGCAGCTCATCGGCTGGCGCAAGGTGCCGACCCGCCCCGAGGTCGCGGACATCGGCGCCACAGCGCTCGACTCGATGCCGGTCATCGAGCAGCTCTTCATCGGCGCCGCCGACGGGCTCGACCAGGACGCCTTCGAGCGTGAGCTCTACCTGATCCGCAAGCAGGCGACGATCCGCCTGCGCGGCAACGATGCGCTCGCCGAAGCGCAGATGTTCTACGTCTGCTCGCTGTCCACGCGGGTGATCATCTACAAGGGCATGCTGACCTCCGGCCAGCTCGTACCGTTCTTCCCGGATCTCGCGGCGCCGGACTACGAGTCCCACCTGGCGATGGTCCACTCCCGCTTCGCCACGAACACGTTCCCGTCCTGGGACCGCGCCCAGCCGAACCGCTTCATGAGCCACAACGGGGAGATCAACACCCTGCGCGGCAACATGAACTGGATGCACGCGCGCGAAGGCGTCCTTGAGAGCGACCTCTTCGGCGACGATCTGCCGCTCGCCTTTCCCGTCGTTGAACCGGACTGCTCCGATTCCGGCAGCTTCGACAACGTACTCGAGTTCCTGCTGCTCACGGGCCGCACCCTCCAGGAAGCGGTCATGATGATGATCCCGGAGGCGTGGCAGAACGATCCGCACATGGATGCCACGAAGAAGGCGTTCTACGACTACCACTCCTGCCTCATGGAGCCCTGGGACGGCCCGGCGTCGATCGCCTTCACCGACGGCCGCTTCATCGGCGCGGTACTCGACCGCAACGGCCTGCGGCCCAGCCGCTACTACGTCACTGACGACGACCTGGTCGTCATGGCCTCGGAAGCGGGCGTCGTTCCCGTGGAACCCGAGCGCGTGCTGCGCAAGGGACGGCTCAAGCCGGGGCGGATGTTCCTGGTCGACTTCGACCGCGGCCGCATCGTCGCGGACGAAGAACTGAAGAGCGAGTGGGCCCGCAGGCGCCCCTACGCCGAATGGCTGGAGCGGCGCACCGACCTGGCAGACCTCGTGGCGAACGCGCAGGAAAACGGGAACGCCCCTCCAAACCAGGCGACGATGGGAGGCGACGGTCTGACCCGGAGCCTGCAGGCGTTCGGCTACACCGGCGAGACGATGCGCTTCATGCTGCGGCCCCTGATCGAGGAGCAGCGCGACCCGATCGGCTCGATGGGCAACGACGCCGCCCTCGCCTTCCTCTCCGACCAGGACCGCCCCGTCTACGACTACTTCAAGCAGCTCTTCGCCCAGGTCACGAACCCGGCGATCGACTCGATCCGCGAAGAGGTCGTCATGACGCTCGACTGCACGATCGGCCCCGAGCGCAACCTGCTCGAGACGACGGCCGAGCACTGCCAGAGAGTCCGCCTGCCCCACCCGATCCTGAGCAACCGGGAGTTCGCGGCCCTGGCCGGCGCGGAAGAAGCCGGCTTTTCCTGCCGGATCCTCGACGCCACCTGGCCGCTAGCCGAAGGCGCCGCCGGTCTCGAAAGAACGCTGGAACGTCTCTGCGCGGAAGCCGAGCAGGCGGTCGACGACGGCTGCAGCTTCGTCGCCCTCTCGGACCGCTCCGCAGGACCCGACCGCGTCCCGGTGCCGACCCTGCTCGCCTGCGGCGCCGTCCACCACCACCTGCTGCGGACGATCAAGCGCACCCGGGTCGGTCTCCTTCTCGAGACCGGAGAGGCGCGCGAAGTTCACCACCACTGCCTGCTGGTGGGCTACGGCGCGGACGCGATCAACCCCTACCTGACCTTCGAAGCCCTGTGGCAGGCCCGCCGCCAGGGCCGGCTGCCGGCGGCGGCCGACGACCAGGCCGTCGTCGACCGCTACCGCAAGGGGGTCAGGAAGGGGATGCTCAAGGTGATGGCGAAGATGGGCATCTCGACGCTCCAGAGCTACAAGGGCGCGCAGATCTTCGAGGCCGTCGGCCTGTCGAGCGAGGTGATCGACCGCTGCTTCGTCGGCACCGCGAGCCGGATCGAGGGAGCAGGCCTTCTGCGGCTGGCCGAAGACGCCCTGAGCCGCCATGCCAAGGGCTTCCCCGCCCACGAACTCGACCGGACGTCCGACCTGTCGAACCCCGGCGACTACCACTGGCGCGCCGGCGGCGAGCGCCACATGTGGAACCCCCAGATGATCTCGCGGCTCCAGAACGCGGCGCGCACGAACAGCACCGAGGCCTACGAGCGCTTCGCTCAACTCGCCAACGAAGACACGACGAGGAAGTGCTCGCTGCGCGGACTGCTCCAGTTCCGCACGGACCTCGAGCCCCTGCCGCTCGACGCGGTCGAACCCGCCAGCGAGATCGTCAAGCGCTTCTGTACCGGAGCAATGAGCTTCGGGTCGATCTCCGCCGAGAGCCACGAGACGCTGGCGATCGCCATGAACCGGCTCGGCGGCAAGAGCAACACCGGCGAGGGCGGCGAGGATCCGGCGCGGTTCGTGCCCGACCAGAACGGCGACCTTCGCCGCTCCGCGATCAAGCAGGTCGCCTCGGGCCGCTTCGGCGTCACTTCCTGGTACCTGACCAACTCGGACGAACTGCAGATCAAGATCGCCCAGGGCGCCAAGCCGGGCGAGGGGGGCGAACTGCCCGGCCACAAGGTGGACGAGATCATCGCGCGGACGCGGTACTCGACGCCCGGCGTCGGCCTCATCTCGCCGCCGCCCCACCACGACATCTACTCGATCGAGGACCTGAAGCAGCTCATCCACGACCTGAAGAACTCGAACCCGGGTTCGCGGATCAGCGTCAAGCTGGTGTCCGAGGTCGGTGTCGGTACGGTCGCCGCGGGTGTCGCCAAGGCGCACGCCGACCACATCCTGATCTCGGGCCACGACGGCGGCACCGGCGCTTCGCCGCTGACCAGTATCAAGCACGCCGGCCTGCCCTGGGAACTCGGCATCGCCGAGACCCACCAGACCCTGGTCCTGAGCGACCTGCGGTCGCGGGTCACGCTCCAGACCGACGGCCAGCTCAAGACCGGGCGCGACGTGGTCGTGGCCTGCATGCTGGGCGCCGAGGAGTTCGGCTTCTCCACCGCGCCGCTGATCACGATCGGCTGCATCATGATGCGCAAGTGCCACCTGAACACCTGTCCGGTCGGGATCGCGACGCAGGACCCAGAGTTGCGCGCCAAGTTCGAGGGCACGCCGGAGGAAGTCGTGAACTACCTCTTCCTGGTCGCCGAAGAGACGCGGCGGATCATGGCCGCCCTGAGCGTGGCGACGATCCGGGAACTGGTCGGCCGAACGGATCTGTTCCAGCCCGAACTCGCGGTCCAGAGCGAGAAGACCGAAGGTCTCGACCTGTCGGCGGTGCTGCAGCCGGCCGTCCGCAGGCACGAGCGCGTCGAGGTCACGAAGACGATCGAGCAGGACCACGCGCTCGAGCACGCGCTCGACAACGAGCTGATCGAGCGCGCCCGGCCGGCGCTCGAACGTGGCACGCGCGTCCGGATCGACCTGCCCATCGAGAACACCCAGCGCACCGTCGGCACGATGCTGAGCCACGAGCTGATGAAGGCCCGGGGCGAGCACGGTCTGGCAGACGACACGATCCACATCTCGCTGACCGGCAGCGCCGGCCAGAGCCTCGGCGCGTTTCTGGCGCCCGGCATCACGGTCGAACTGGAAGGCGACGGCAACGACTACGTCGGCAAGGGGCTGTCCGGCGGACGGCTGATTCTCTATCCACCCCGCCGGTCACGCTTCGTCGCGGAGGACAACGTTCTGATCGGCAACGTCGCGCTCTACGGAGCCACCGGCGGCGAGGCGTTCTTCCGCGGCCGCGCGGCGGAACGGTTCTGTGTCCGCAACTCGGGGGCCCGCGCCGTGATCGAGGGGATCGGCGACCACGGCTGCGAGTACATGACCGGCGGCCGAGCCGTCATCCTGGGCCCGACCGGGCGCAACTTCGCGGCCGGCATGTCGGGCGGCGTCGCGTGGGTGCTCGACCCGCGCAGCGAACTGGACCATAACTGCAACTTCGAGATGGTGGGGCTCGAACCGGTCGGCCACGAGTACGAGGCGGAATTGCGCGAGCTGGTCGCACGGCACGCCCGCTTCACGGGTTCCACGGTCGCGCGCCGACTTCTCGAGCGCTGGAACGAGGCCCTGCGGCAGTTCATCCAGGTCATGCCGCACGACTATCGCCGCGTCCTCGAAGCGCAACGCGAGCCGCAAACCGAGGTTCAGACCGAACAGAAGGCCGAGGCCGCGGCCTGA